The Flavobacterium piscisymbiosum genome includes a region encoding these proteins:
- a CDS encoding acetyl-CoA C-acetyltransferase: MNTTQTIRKVAIVGYNRIPFARANTAYAEVGNQQMMTAALDGLIDKYNLKGKLLGEVAGGAVIKHTYDNNLIRECVMKTSLDPATPACDLQQACDTGIESAIYIANKIALGQIESGIAGGVDSISDMPIAVSEKLRKILLNARKAKSLGEKIKWFLKLRPKDLSPLVPKNEESQTGLSMGGHTEITAKHYQISREDQDNLALKSHLNMAKAYDEGFFNDMITPFNGLDKDNNLRKDSTIEKLAKLNPAFDKVTGTLTAGNSTPLTDGASCILLASEEWAKEQGLPILAYITFAEIAAIEYVKNQQNLLLAPLFAASRMLEKAGLTLQDFDYYEIHEAFAAQVLATLKIWESPELSAQLGLKKALGAIDRNKLNVKGSSLAAAHPFAATGGRIIGVMAKLLNEKGSGRGFISICAAGGQGVTMIIEK; encoded by the coding sequence ATGAATACCACGCAAACCATTAGAAAAGTTGCCATTGTTGGATACAATAGAATTCCGTTTGCGAGAGCGAATACGGCCTACGCCGAAGTTGGAAATCAGCAAATGATGACGGCTGCACTTGACGGACTCATCGATAAATACAATCTAAAAGGAAAACTATTGGGAGAAGTTGCCGGAGGTGCTGTTATCAAACATACTTACGACAATAATTTGATCCGGGAATGCGTCATGAAAACATCTCTCGATCCTGCAACTCCTGCATGCGATTTACAACAAGCCTGCGATACCGGAATAGAAAGTGCTATTTATATTGCCAACAAAATTGCTTTGGGACAAATAGAATCCGGAATTGCCGGCGGTGTAGATTCTATTAGCGATATGCCAATTGCGGTGAGCGAAAAACTGAGAAAAATTTTACTGAACGCCAGAAAAGCGAAATCATTAGGCGAAAAAATAAAATGGTTTCTAAAACTTCGCCCCAAAGATTTATCGCCTTTGGTACCTAAAAACGAAGAGTCTCAAACAGGACTTTCTATGGGCGGACATACTGAAATTACTGCCAAACATTATCAGATTTCACGTGAAGACCAGGATAATCTGGCGCTTAAAAGTCATTTGAATATGGCTAAAGCCTACGACGAAGGTTTTTTTAATGATATGATTACTCCATTTAACGGATTGGATAAAGACAACAATCTTAGAAAAGACAGCACAATCGAAAAATTGGCCAAACTAAACCCCGCTTTTGATAAAGTAACCGGAACCTTGACGGCAGGAAATTCGACTCCGCTTACAGATGGTGCTTCCTGCATACTTTTGGCCAGCGAAGAATGGGCAAAGGAACAGGGACTTCCTATTTTAGCCTACATTACTTTTGCCGAAATTGCTGCGATCGAATATGTCAAAAACCAACAAAACCTTTTGTTAGCGCCCTTATTTGCAGCCAGCAGAATGCTCGAAAAAGCCGGATTGACTTTGCAGGATTTTGATTATTATGAAATTCACGAAGCTTTTGCCGCACAGGTTTTAGCCACTCTAAAAATTTGGGAAAGTCCTGAGCTAAGTGCACAATTAGGTTTAAAGAAAGCGCTTGGCGCGATTGACAGAAATAAACTCAATGTAAAAGGAAGCAGTCTTGCTGCCGCCCATCCTTTCGCCGCAACCGGAGGAAGAATCATTGGTGTGATGGCGAAATTACTAAACGAAAAAGGTTCCGGAAGAGGATTTATCTCCATTTGTGCAGCCGGAGGACAAGGTGTTACTATGATAATTGAGAAATAG
- a CDS encoding TonB-dependent receptor — protein MNILTIKRALFCLMFLTSLQMMAQDAGKVIGKVSLSGNVPAEGVSVALKGTRHSDITNENGQYEIKNVKPATYTISIHAMGIHSVEAQITVNAKQTLTKNFILSESQQDLDEVVITKNKYKQDKPSLSLRLQTPVLEIPQNIQIVSAQTLKDQQITSMSDGVIRNVSGAVRSEHWGDLYTNIKMRGSQVQAFRNGFNVVSSSWGPLTEDMSFVDHIEFVKGPAGFMLSSGDPSGLYNVVTKKPTGITKGEASVIAGSYDFYRASIDLDGKLDKKGKLLYRFNAAAQNKGSHRAYEHNDRYVIAPVITYQIDDKTKITAEYNFQYANMTEVGSYYVFGPQSQGYATLPVDFTMTQPGLPDTNIQDHSGYFMFEHKFDDNWKLTAQTSYFKYLQEGYSSWPSAVGSEKNALGVGNIIRNVSIWDAESNMYLGQIFVNGKFTTGPVTHKVLGGVDLGSKDYMADWGQSHKLDTPANPFNVYNPNYGPPVNGMPAFDRTTPLSVRAGGKINSEYAAAYIQDELGFLENRLRLTLAARYTWITQSSYGETQEDSHITPRVGVSFSVADDLAVYGLYDQAFTPQSGIVKDGKVKPLTGNNIEFGIKKDWFDGSWNTSLSAYNILKKNELTSDPNNIPGGQQYSVVLGEKRAQGIEFDVRGKIFDGLNLIANYAFTESIVLESDVTTIKEGSVVPGYSKHTANAWLNYTVQNGKLKGLGASIGGTYLVGRETDTWSVASERLPDYFKLDGGLSYETGKIKITANVFNILDKYLYSGSYYEWLESYYWQTEAPRNFRVGVTYKF, from the coding sequence ATGAACATATTGACTATTAAAAGAGCATTGTTTTGCCTGATGTTTTTAACCTCATTGCAAATGATGGCTCAGGACGCAGGAAAAGTAATAGGAAAAGTTTCTTTAAGCGGAAACGTTCCGGCAGAAGGTGTTTCTGTTGCTCTTAAGGGAACAAGACATAGTGACATTACCAATGAAAATGGGCAATACGAAATTAAAAATGTTAAGCCGGCTACGTATACGATTAGTATTCACGCTATGGGTATCCATTCGGTAGAAGCTCAAATTACAGTAAATGCAAAACAAACGCTAACAAAAAACTTCATACTTTCTGAAAGTCAGCAGGATCTTGACGAAGTAGTTATTACAAAAAATAAGTACAAACAAGATAAACCTTCTTTGTCGTTACGTCTTCAGACTCCGGTACTTGAAATTCCGCAAAACATTCAAATTGTAAGTGCTCAGACTCTAAAAGATCAGCAAATTACAAGTATGAGCGATGGAGTGATCAGAAACGTGAGTGGTGCTGTACGTTCAGAACATTGGGGAGATTTATACACAAATATTAAAATGCGTGGTTCTCAGGTTCAGGCTTTCCGTAATGGATTTAATGTAGTTTCTTCTTCATGGGGACCTCTTACTGAAGATATGAGTTTTGTAGATCATATTGAGTTTGTAAAAGGACCGGCAGGATTTATGCTTTCGAGCGGTGATCCAAGCGGACTTTATAATGTGGTAACTAAAAAACCAACCGGAATTACTAAAGGTGAAGCTTCTGTAATTGCTGGAAGTTATGACTTTTACAGAGCAAGTATTGATCTTGACGGTAAACTGGATAAAAAAGGAAAATTATTGTACCGTTTTAATGCAGCGGCACAAAATAAAGGTTCACATAGAGCATACGAGCACAATGACCGTTATGTAATTGCTCCGGTGATTACGTATCAAATTGATGATAAAACAAAAATTACTGCCGAATATAATTTTCAGTATGCGAACATGACCGAGGTTGGTTCTTATTATGTATTTGGCCCTCAATCTCAAGGATATGCGACTTTACCGGTTGATTTTACTATGACACAACCGGGATTGCCTGATACTAATATTCAGGATCATAGCGGATACTTTATGTTCGAACATAAGTTTGATGACAACTGGAAACTGACGGCACAAACGTCTTATTTTAAATATTTACAAGAAGGATATAGTTCATGGCCAAGTGCTGTAGGTTCTGAGAAAAATGCATTAGGAGTAGGTAATATTATACGAAATGTTAGTATTTGGGATGCAGAAAGCAATATGTACTTAGGTCAGATTTTTGTAAACGGAAAATTTACTACCGGACCAGTTACCCATAAAGTTTTAGGTGGTGTAGATTTAGGAAGCAAAGATTATATGGCAGATTGGGGACAATCGCATAAGCTTGATACTCCTGCAAATCCATTTAATGTTTATAATCCAAATTATGGCCCACCGGTAAATGGTATGCCAGCTTTTGATCGTACAACGCCGCTATCAGTAAGAGCTGGCGGAAAAATAAATTCAGAATATGCAGCAGCATATATTCAGGATGAACTTGGTTTTCTTGAAAATAGATTAAGATTGACTCTTGCTGCAAGATATACCTGGATTACTCAGTCAAGTTATGGAGAAACACAGGAAGACAGCCATATTACACCACGTGTAGGGGTTAGTTTTTCTGTAGCGGATGATTTGGCTGTATACGGATTATACGATCAGGCTTTTACACCACAGTCAGGTATTGTTAAAGATGGTAAAGTAAAACCACTTACAGGAAATAATATTGAATTTGGTATCAAAAAAGATTGGTTTGATGGTTCTTGGAATACTAGTTTATCTGCTTACAATATTTTAAAGAAAAATGAGCTTACTTCTGACCCGAATAATATTCCGGGTGGGCAACAATATAGTGTTGTTCTTGGAGAAAAAAGAGCTCAGGGTATTGAATTTGACGTAAGAGGAAAAATCTTTGATGGTCTTAATTTAATTGCTAATTACGCTTTTACAGAATCTATTGTACTTGAATCAGATGTTACAACTATTAAAGAAGGTTCTGTTGTTCCGGGATATTCTAAACATACAGCCAATGCATGGTTAAATTATACAGTTCAAAACGGAAAACTAAAAGGATTAGGCGCTTCTATTGGAGGTACTTATCTTGTAGGTCGTGAAACAGATACCTGGAGTGTAGCATCAGAAAGATTACCGGATTATTTTAAACTTGATGGAGGTTTATCTTATGAAACAGGAAAAATAAAAATTACTGCAAACGTATTTAATATTTTGGATAAATATCTTTACAGCGGTTCTTACTATGAGTGGCTTGAATCTTACTACTGGCAAACAGAAGCACCAAGAAACTTTAGAGTGGGTGTAACCTATAAATTCTAA
- a CDS encoding LLM class flavin-dependent oxidoreductase, translated as MEIGIDSFASAMYGDNNTLSSVDAMEQLLQRIELADQAGLDVFGIGEHHKKEFLDSATAVILGAAAARTKRIRLASAVSVLSAADPVRLYQNFSTLDLISKGRAEIVVGRGSAIEAYPLFGYSLNDYDALFSEKLDLLLQIRDNEFITWSGKFRPALNNLPVYPRALQEKLPIWLGVGGTPESFIRAGSLGLPLMVAVIGGQTYRFKPLVDLYREAGKAAGYKPEELKVGLHSPGFVGSTTAKAIEEYYPGYAELWTKLGRERGWPPVTKDKFDGLIDDQGVLIVGSPERAAEKILRHSESLGGISRFTFQMDNAGLTHTQLMNAIELIGSKVIPLIHKG; from the coding sequence ATAGAAATTGGTATAGACAGTTTTGCTTCGGCGATGTACGGAGACAACAACACTTTGAGTAGTGTCGATGCGATGGAACAATTATTACAAAGAATCGAGTTGGCTGATCAGGCCGGACTTGACGTTTTTGGAATTGGAGAGCATCATAAAAAGGAGTTTTTAGATTCGGCTACAGCCGTAATATTAGGCGCTGCTGCCGCACGAACAAAACGCATCAGGCTAGCAAGTGCTGTTTCGGTTTTAAGTGCCGCTGATCCCGTTCGATTGTATCAAAATTTCTCTACGCTGGATCTAATATCAAAAGGAAGAGCCGAAATTGTTGTAGGCCGCGGATCTGCAATTGAAGCGTATCCTCTTTTTGGCTATAGTCTCAATGATTACGATGCTCTTTTTAGCGAGAAATTAGATCTTCTTTTACAAATTAGAGATAATGAATTTATTACCTGGTCGGGAAAATTCCGTCCGGCTTTGAATAATCTGCCGGTATATCCCAGAGCTTTACAGGAAAAATTACCTATATGGCTAGGCGTTGGCGGAACTCCGGAATCTTTTATACGCGCAGGATCTTTAGGTTTGCCTTTGATGGTTGCTGTAATTGGCGGACAAACATACCGTTTTAAACCTTTGGTAGATTTGTACCGTGAAGCCGGAAAAGCAGCAGGATATAAACCCGAAGAACTTAAAGTAGGTTTACATTCGCCAGGTTTTGTAGGAAGCACAACGGCAAAAGCCATCGAAGAATATTACCCGGGTTACGCCGAACTTTGGACAAAACTAGGAAGAGAACGCGGTTGGCCGCCCGTAACCAAAGACAAATTTGACGGACTTATTGATGATCAAGGTGTTTTAATTGTGGGAAGTCCGGAAAGAGCAGCAGAGAAAATACTGCGTCACAGCGAATCTCTTGGCGGAATCTCAAGATTTACATTCCAAATGGATAATGCAGGACTTACACACACGCAATTAATGAACGCTATAGAACTTATTGGCTCAAAAGTAATTCCATTAATTCATAAAGGATAA
- a CDS encoding PLP-dependent aminotransferase family protein — protein sequence MAREVLYQKIANTIQEQIFSETLKIGDKLPSIRAFQKLHNVSMNTIKQAFLELESKSLIESRPKSGFYVSKTSNRKLLIPSMNKLKLSEQKTTSEDLITKVFDSLSDKDITRFSIGVPDPSFLPIAKLNKGLAKVVRNLAESGTSYEPVQGSANLRRNVAKWAIVLEGKLTEDDFVTTSGAMNAIFNCLMAVTKRGDTIAIESPVYFGIIQIAQNMGLNIIELPTHPTTGVDLEALKKVIHKVDVCCFMSNFSNPLGSLMPDEHKKELVKMLTHHNIPLIEDDLYGNLFFGTVRPKPCKYYDEAGIVMWCGSVSKTLAPGYRVGWVAPGKFKDKIIRQKMAQTVCMPSLYQEVIADFLEHGRYDHHLRNLRSTLYTNSLHFQRTIEDHFPENTKISQPQGGSFLWLELDKSIDTAVLYDTAIQQKIGFAPGRIFTQHDQYHNCMRLNFGLEWKEKVELDLKRLGQLVKNSL from the coding sequence ATGGCAAGAGAGGTTTTATATCAAAAAATTGCAAATACAATTCAGGAACAAATATTCTCCGAAACTTTAAAAATTGGAGATAAACTTCCGTCTATTCGTGCTTTTCAGAAATTGCATAATGTAAGCATGAATACCATAAAACAAGCATTTTTAGAATTAGAAAGCAAATCGTTGATAGAATCCCGTCCAAAATCAGGGTTTTATGTCAGTAAAACTTCGAATAGAAAATTACTGATTCCTTCAATGAACAAATTGAAATTATCAGAGCAAAAAACAACTTCTGAGGATTTAATCACCAAGGTTTTTGATAGTTTGAGCGATAAAGATATCACCAGATTTTCGATTGGAGTTCCGGATCCGAGCTTTTTGCCTATTGCAAAGCTTAATAAAGGTCTTGCAAAAGTGGTACGTAATCTGGCAGAAAGCGGTACAAGTTATGAACCTGTTCAGGGAAGTGCCAATTTGAGACGAAATGTGGCAAAATGGGCAATTGTATTAGAAGGAAAATTGACCGAAGATGATTTTGTAACCACGTCTGGAGCTATGAATGCTATTTTTAATTGTTTAATGGCCGTTACCAAACGCGGCGATACTATCGCGATTGAAAGTCCGGTTTATTTTGGAATTATTCAGATTGCCCAAAATATGGGACTTAACATAATCGAATTGCCTACGCATCCTACCACAGGAGTAGATTTAGAGGCGTTAAAGAAAGTGATTCATAAAGTAGATGTTTGCTGTTTTATGAGCAATTTCAGTAATCCTTTAGGAAGTTTAATGCCCGATGAACATAAAAAAGAATTGGTGAAAATGCTCACGCATCATAATATTCCTTTGATTGAAGATGATTTGTATGGCAATTTGTTTTTTGGAACTGTTAGGCCAAAACCTTGCAAGTACTACGACGAAGCCGGAATTGTGATGTGGTGCGGATCAGTTTCTAAAACTTTGGCGCCGGGATATCGGGTAGGTTGGGTGGCACCGGGAAAATTCAAAGATAAAATCATCAGGCAAAAAATGGCGCAGACGGTTTGTATGCCTTCGTTGTATCAGGAAGTAATCGCCGATTTCTTAGAACACGGAAGATATGATCATCATTTAAGGAATTTAAGAAGTACATTATATACCAATTCATTGCATTTTCAGCGTACCATTGAGGATCATTTCCCTGAAAATACTAAAATTTCGCAACCGCAGGGAGGTTCGTTTCTTTGGCTTGAACTGGATAAAAGTATCGATACCGCTGTTTTATATGATACTGCGATTCAGCAGAAAATAGGTTTTGCTCCGGGCAGAATTTTTACGCAACATGATCAATACCATAATTGTATGCGTCTTAATTTTGGTTTGGAATGGAAGGAAAAAGTAGAACTGGATCTAAAACGATTAGGACAATTAGTAAAAAATAGTCTTTAA
- a CDS encoding DUF1634 domain-containing protein, whose protein sequence is MQHEKFGEKDFQSIIGNLLRYGVWISLSVAFIGGIVYLMGHSNDIENYSVFKENDRNIFEVISTIYNGAIQGNGESLIFVGIILLFLTPVLRVLLSLFSFLLEKDYLYVVITLIVIVIILISVSFGFSH, encoded by the coding sequence ATGCAACACGAAAAATTTGGAGAAAAAGATTTTCAATCCATAATTGGTAATTTATTACGCTACGGTGTCTGGATCTCATTATCTGTAGCTTTTATTGGCGGAATAGTATATTTGATGGGACACAGCAACGATATCGAAAACTATTCTGTTTTTAAAGAAAACGACCGTAATATATTCGAAGTAATTTCAACAATTTATAATGGAGCTATTCAGGGAAATGGAGAATCGCTAATCTTCGTTGGGATCATCTTACTTTTCCTTACGCCTGTATTACGTGTTTTACTATCGCTGTTTTCTTTTCTTTTAGAAAAAGATTATCTCTATGTCGTAATTACATTAATCGTTATTGTAATCATTCTGATCAGTGTTTCTTTTGGATTTTCTCATTAG
- a CDS encoding sulfite exporter TauE/SafE family protein yields MTVLTFTLIMILGAFLAGFIGSLSGLGGGIIIIPLLTVILGVDIHYAIGAALVSVIATSSGSAAAYVREGITNMRLGIFLEIATTIGAVCGALLSTIAPTSFIAVLFGLTLIFSAINSLRKKEEHIVLESSPLAKKLRLEGTYPTHDGQVVHYGTKNVVGGFGMMGIAGMMSGLLGIGSGAFKVIAMDNIMRIPFKVSTTTSNFMMGVTAMASSVIYIQKGYIEPGICMPVVIGVLFGAMAGAKVLVKTNPKKLRIFFACLIFVLAVNMIYNGLNGKI; encoded by the coding sequence ATGACAGTACTTACATTTACCCTGATTATGATTCTTGGTGCTTTTTTAGCAGGTTTTATTGGCTCATTATCAGGCTTGGGTGGCGGAATCATCATTATTCCCCTTTTAACAGTCATTCTTGGCGTCGACATTCATTATGCAATTGGTGCAGCTTTGGTTTCTGTAATCGCAACTTCCTCAGGTTCAGCTGCAGCTTATGTCAGGGAAGGAATTACGAATATGCGACTGGGAATTTTTCTCGAAATTGCCACAACAATAGGAGCCGTTTGCGGAGCTTTACTTTCGACCATCGCACCTACTTCATTCATAGCTGTATTATTCGGACTTACTTTGATTTTCTCGGCTATAAATTCACTTCGAAAAAAGGAAGAACATATTGTTTTAGAATCATCTCCTTTGGCTAAAAAATTACGACTGGAAGGAACTTATCCAACTCATGACGGGCAAGTGGTACATTACGGAACCAAAAACGTAGTAGGCGGTTTTGGAATGATGGGAATTGCCGGTATGATGTCAGGTTTATTAGGTATTGGTTCCGGTGCTTTTAAAGTTATTGCAATGGACAATATCATGAGAATCCCGTTTAAGGTTTCTACCACAACGAGTAATTTTATGATGGGAGTTACGGCAATGGCGAGTTCTGTAATCTATATCCAGAAAGGATATATCGAACCTGGAATTTGTATGCCGGTGGTTATTGGTGTTTTGTTTGGTGCTATGGCCGGAGCAAAAGTACTGGTAAAAACCAACCCTAAAAAACTAAGAATCTTTTTTGCGTGCCTGATTTTTGTGCTTGCAGTAAACATGATATACAACGGACTTAATGGAAAAATCTAA
- a CDS encoding DoxX family membrane protein, whose product MKNIAVPQAGLILRIVLGITMLSAVADRFGLWGAPGDPGVAWGNWDNFITYTHTLNSFVNKSVAGILGALATFLEISFGLSLIIGFKTKYAALGTAGLMLLFSITMAISVSVKAPFDYSVLTSAAAALLLSAIDRTSFALDNK is encoded by the coding sequence ATGAAAAACATAGCAGTACCACAAGCAGGCTTAATTTTACGAATAGTGTTAGGAATCACCATGCTTTCAGCCGTTGCAGACCGTTTCGGACTTTGGGGTGCACCCGGGGATCCCGGAGTTGCGTGGGGAAACTGGGACAACTTTATCACCTACACCCACACCTTAAACTCTTTTGTTAATAAATCCGTTGCAGGAATTTTAGGCGCTTTGGCCACATTCTTGGAAATCTCTTTTGGGCTTTCCTTAATCATCGGGTTCAAAACTAAATATGCCGCTTTAGGAACCGCAGGATTAATGCTTCTTTTCTCCATCACCATGGCCATTTCAGTTTCCGTAAAAGCCCCTTTTGATTATTCTGTTCTCACAAGTGCCGCAGCTGCTTTATTGCTTTCTGCTATCGACAGAACTTCTTTTGCTCTTGACAATAAATAA
- a CDS encoding winged helix-turn-helix transcriptional regulator: MTAIKESSTIQENKQYALQQCPVTYVMEKIGGYWKPIIIYHLSGGSKRYSELKRAIPAVTEKMLIQHLKQLEADNLVIREAKPVVPPFVTYKLSNAGQGLMPVIEAMATWAFKDKEDGFKK, translated from the coding sequence ATGACAGCAATCAAAGAATCATCTACCATTCAGGAAAATAAGCAATATGCCTTACAACAATGCCCTGTAACTTATGTTATGGAAAAAATTGGCGGATATTGGAAACCCATTATTATCTATCATCTTTCTGGCGGAAGCAAACGCTACAGCGAACTTAAAAGAGCGATTCCTGCAGTTACAGAGAAAATGCTCATTCAGCATCTTAAACAACTCGAAGCAGATAATCTGGTGATTCGCGAGGCAAAACCGGTTGTTCCGCCATTTGTGACCTACAAACTCAGTAATGCAGGACAGGGTTTAATGCCCGTTATCGAAGCAATGGCAACATGGGCTTTTAAGGATAAAGAAGACGGATTTAAAAAATAA
- a CDS encoding NAD(P)H-binding protein, producing the protein MKITISGSLGNIGKPLTAKLIASGHEVIVITSNNDRVEAIETLGAKAAVGSVSDAAFLKNAFTNADAVFAMTPPNLGGSDIIANTTAAGKALATAISEAGVKRVVMLSSIGADLPEGTGPIAGLYNIEKIYEGLENVSLTFLRAGFFYTNLYNDVPMIKGAGIIGSNYPSTAKIPFVHPEDIAAAVAEELQKTPSGKNIRYIVSDVRTPIDVAKVLGAAIAQPELPWIEFTDEQALGGMTQAGLPEEMAGLYTEMGSGLRSGKIQHDFLSNTIAVDGKIKLEDFAKEFAARF; encoded by the coding sequence ATGAAAATTACAATCTCAGGTTCTTTAGGAAATATAGGAAAACCTCTAACTGCAAAACTAATTGCTTCTGGCCATGAAGTAATCGTAATTACAAGTAATAATGACAGAGTTGAAGCTATTGAAACTTTAGGCGCAAAAGCTGCTGTAGGTTCTGTAAGCGATGCTGCTTTTTTGAAAAATGCTTTTACAAATGCTGATGCCGTTTTTGCGATGACGCCGCCAAACTTAGGAGGATCTGATATTATTGCGAATACTACGGCTGCGGGTAAAGCGCTGGCAACGGCAATAAGCGAAGCAGGAGTGAAGCGCGTTGTAATGTTAAGCAGTATTGGTGCCGATTTGCCAGAAGGTACAGGACCAATTGCTGGACTTTATAATATCGAAAAAATATACGAAGGTTTAGAAAACGTATCGCTGACTTTTCTTCGTGCGGGATTTTTCTATACGAATTTGTATAATGATGTTCCGATGATTAAGGGAGCAGGAATTATTGGATCTAATTATCCATCAACCGCTAAAATTCCTTTTGTACATCCGGAAGATATTGCAGCTGCCGTTGCCGAAGAATTGCAAAAAACACCGTCAGGAAAAAACATTCGTTATATTGTAAGTGATGTACGAACTCCAATTGATGTTGCAAAAGTTTTAGGTGCTGCTATTGCCCAACCAGAATTACCATGGATTGAGTTTACAGATGAGCAAGCGCTTGGCGGAATGACGCAAGCCGGATTACCTGAGGAAATGGCAGGATTATACACCGAAATGGGTTCAGGTTTAAGAAGTGGTAAAATTCAGCATGATTTTTTAAGTAATACAATTGCTGTTGACGGAAAAATTAAGTTAGAAGATTTTGCGAAGGAATTTGCTGCAAGATTTTAA
- a CDS encoding zinc-binding alcohol dehydrogenase family protein, giving the protein MKAIGFKTSLPIAEKDSFIAFETPKPIPGKRDLLVKISAVSVNPVDFKIRQNSAKDTVLETPKIIGWDAVGIVEAIGEDVRLFEVGDPVFYAGDITKQGSNAEYQVIDERIVGKKPTSLSLEEAAVIPLTGLTAWEILFDRIRINPEKDKGKSILIIGGAGGVGSIAIQLAKKIAGLTVIATASRPETIDWCKKQGADFVVNHKDLVASVREAGFEYVDFILDFVDTNAYWDTMVELIKPQGHIASITGSSDPVVLNKLKNKSASFSWELMYTRSMFETDDMQEQHNILNKIADLLDDGTLKTTLNETLLGLTAENFKKAHELLESGRTIGKIAIKL; this is encoded by the coding sequence ATGAAAGCTATAGGATTTAAAACTTCATTGCCCATTGCTGAAAAAGACAGCTTTATAGCATTTGAAACTCCAAAACCAATTCCGGGTAAACGTGATTTGTTAGTAAAAATAAGTGCTGTGTCTGTAAATCCGGTTGATTTTAAGATTCGTCAGAATAGTGCAAAAGATACTGTTCTGGAAACTCCTAAGATTATTGGCTGGGATGCCGTAGGAATTGTAGAAGCAATAGGAGAAGATGTGCGTTTGTTTGAGGTAGGCGATCCCGTATTTTATGCCGGGGATATTACGAAACAAGGAAGCAATGCCGAATATCAGGTTATTGATGAGCGAATTGTGGGTAAAAAACCAACATCATTAAGTCTCGAAGAAGCTGCTGTTATACCGTTAACAGGTTTAACTGCCTGGGAAATATTATTTGATCGTATCAGGATTAATCCTGAAAAGGACAAAGGAAAATCTATCCTAATCATTGGTGGTGCCGGTGGAGTAGGTTCTATTGCGATTCAGTTGGCTAAAAAAATTGCAGGTTTAACGGTTATTGCAACGGCATCCCGTCCGGAAACTATCGACTGGTGTAAAAAGCAAGGTGCTGATTTTGTTGTAAATCATAAAGATTTGGTTGCATCGGTTCGCGAAGCGGGATTTGAATATGTAGATTTTATTTTGGACTTTGTTGATACCAATGCCTATTGGGACACGATGGTCGAATTGATCAAACCTCAAGGACATATTGCCTCGATTACCGGAAGCAGTGATCCAGTTGTATTAAATAAACTAAAAAACAAAAGCGCCTCATTTTCCTGGGAATTAATGTACACTCGCTCGATGTTTGAAACTGATGATATGCAGGAACAACATAATATCCTGAATAAAATTGCTGATCTTCTGGATGATGGTACTTTAAAAACAACCCTTAACGAAACTCTATTGGGATTAACTGCAGAGAATTTTAAAAAGGCTCATGAGTTACTGGAATCTGGGAGAACTATTGGGAAGATTGCTATTAAGTTGTAG
- a CDS encoding response regulator yields MPHLYNLHIIIAEDDIDDADIICHSFNKNPDFAKVSLVANGEELLNFLENASNETPDIILTDINMPILDGIEALQQILNNNNLKTIPCFVYSTSINPVYKEKCDLMGVKAYLIKPYSIEGFDEIPKSIVSIIEQ; encoded by the coding sequence ATGCCACATTTATATAACTTACATATTATTATTGCCGAAGATGATATCGATGATGCAGATATTATCTGCCATAGCTTTAATAAAAATCCGGATTTTGCAAAAGTAAGTCTTGTCGCAAATGGTGAAGAACTTTTAAACTTTTTAGAAAATGCTTCAAACGAAACACCCGACATTATTCTTACCGATATCAACATGCCTATACTTGACGGCATTGAGGCATTACAGCAAATTTTAAATAACAACAACTTAAAAACGATTCCCTGCTTTGTTTACTCGACAAGTATAAATCCTGTTTATAAAGAAAAATGCGATTTGATGGGTGTAAAAGCCTATCTGATCAAACCATATTCTATCGAAGGATTTGATGAAATTCCTAAAAGTATTGTTTCTATTATTGAACAGTAA